The Fervidibacillus albus genome contains a region encoding:
- a CDS encoding substrate-binding domain-containing protein, protein MNFGKRFFAVFILLLSFGFTLSACNSNEDSSGTNEEVVKIGVLASLTGVLESYGKQTQQGFEIGIDYATDGTREVAGKKIEIVYKDTETKPEVAVQKATELLEEEGVDFLVGSSSSGDTLAVLPLAEEYEKIMVVEPAVADSITGSEFNRFIFRTGRNSSQDAIAGATAIASPGVKIATLAPDYSFGRDGVSAFKKVAEQLGAEIVLEEYADPEATDFTSNIQKIIDAKPDYLFIIWSGANSPWTQISDMKVQEQGIKISTGAPDIAALSIMEPLVGMEGFSVYYYELPDNEVNDYLVEEHKKRYDGAVPDLFTAGGMSAAIAIVEALKKTDGDTDAEKLIETMEGMSFETPKGTMTFREEDHQALQTLYAIRLEKRDGVPYPVPVLIREMTPEETAPPIMNQ, encoded by the coding sequence ATGAATTTTGGTAAAAGATTTTTCGCAGTTTTTATCTTACTTCTGTCTTTTGGGTTTACCTTAAGTGCCTGTAACTCGAATGAGGATTCGTCCGGTACGAATGAAGAAGTTGTTAAAATCGGTGTTTTAGCATCGTTAACGGGCGTCTTGGAATCCTATGGAAAACAAACGCAACAAGGTTTTGAAATTGGGATTGATTATGCGACGGACGGAACGAGGGAAGTAGCGGGAAAGAAAATTGAAATTGTTTACAAAGATACCGAGACGAAACCGGAAGTGGCCGTTCAAAAGGCGACGGAACTTTTGGAAGAAGAAGGGGTTGATTTCCTTGTCGGTTCGTCCAGCTCAGGTGATACGTTAGCGGTCCTTCCGTTAGCAGAAGAATATGAAAAAATTATGGTCGTCGAGCCTGCTGTAGCAGACAGTATTACCGGTTCGGAGTTCAATCGGTTTATTTTCCGCACTGGACGGAATTCTTCACAAGATGCGATCGCCGGAGCTACTGCCATCGCTTCACCTGGTGTGAAAATTGCCACATTAGCTCCGGATTATTCCTTCGGTCGCGACGGCGTGTCAGCTTTTAAGAAGGTGGCGGAACAATTAGGAGCGGAGATTGTTTTGGAAGAATATGCAGATCCGGAGGCGACGGATTTTACATCGAATATTCAAAAGATTATCGACGCGAAACCTGATTACTTATTCATCATTTGGTCCGGTGCGAATTCTCCTTGGACGCAAATTTCTGACATGAAAGTACAAGAACAAGGGATTAAAATTTCCACAGGTGCGCCGGATATTGCAGCTTTATCGATCATGGAACCGTTAGTCGGGATGGAAGGGTTTTCCGTTTATTATTACGAACTACCAGATAACGAAGTGAACGATTACCTCGTGGAAGAACATAAAAAACGGTACGACGGGGCAGTACCTGATTTGTTCACCGCTGGCGGCATGAGTGCGGCGATTGCCATCGTTGAAGCGTTGAAAAAGACGGACGGAGATACGGATGCAGAAAAGCTGATTGAAACGATGGAGGGAATGAGTTTTGAAACGCCAAAGGGCACGATGACGTTCCGTGAAGAAGATCACCAGGCGTTGCAAACGTTGTATGCCATTCGCCTTGAAAAGAGGGATGGTGTCCCGTATCCTGTTCCAGTATTAATTCGGGAAATGACACCAGAGGAAACGGCACCGCCGATTATGAATCAATAA
- a CDS encoding BTAD domain-containing putative transcriptional regulator: MMRVPVPIIDTKLTPPMIKKNWIRRPAIMKRLHRIPEYPLTILRSGAGYGKSSALSLFANDFRGNVCWYTISANDDDILPFILHTVHMIRKRYHLFGDDFLTYFDSLENYRDVELQMLSSRFIRELEKVNESVILIFDDYHLVDHSFPINQWMKTVIEHLPKNIHIVISSRRKMKWGFITKWKVSGKLLEINDEYFKVSLEETDLLLRDFYNLPLTEQEITSIYMLTEGWIIALSMIAEHLKNGVDLSSILHYHHSSMNDLFDYLVEEVFSKQPVFVQQFLKRAALLEQITANICDEIFDMHNSKAILEQLTEQNAFIYQLNGTNDYRFHSLFKTAVERKLKQEDEHLYVNIHWKSARFYEQKQMWEQAIDHYEKIGDQQAIANLLEKHAKDILNNGKLEYLADRLKNIPDHVKDQSPTLWLYEGEVQRYLSFYDKAKKSYQHTIELVDIKKDWQLAGRAIEGMASIYIDTIQPVIAERYLSEAIHLTEKHLGKNDPSVRKLYGYMIENLVNRGNVTRAEKYVRSGLFPMEQLKINNLDARLYLRSGKLEKAKNILYERLNDHQPSLPQTHRETEVLLAYIESCLGNGEQAKKLSEKGINQGMKLKNPFVEAVGWMRLGHASQITDYSQFDDTEQHYLKSLKLMEKIHVSRGKAEPYMGLCLLYGKKNDFERSKKMGQMGLYETEKVNDFWLSSFIYLSLGIAALTNKQMKEAQQFLRQAEQYFQQYHDPYGYTLTQLWMSVYYFQEENWPLFKQSMDLLLREIQIGHYDFIFQKKTLYGPSDLQNFIPLFLKGKELNVQPSYIHHLLLQFGYEKLDSHPGYTLKINTFGSFQLFLGNREITDKDWQRMKAKELFLFLLVHKNRWWSKEEIYEQLWPNAKINNIDNEFKVILNSLNKTLEPNRKARSSSFYILRVQNKYRINPNAVMAIDFEQFDRWIYGGLQEKSPEKAIPLLLKGLKLYKGPFLADIPSDTNFATLREHFRNLFLRGAEKLAQLFVQTNETDRAIDWCERILAVDNAWEEAYRLLMYCHYQKNNRPVAIHYYKKLCTILKKEYGLEPMEATVQMYEMILQADEIGL; encoded by the coding sequence ATGATGAGGGTACCTGTACCGATTATCGACACGAAGTTAACACCGCCGATGATTAAAAAAAATTGGATTCGACGACCGGCTATAATGAAACGATTGCATCGAATTCCCGAGTACCCGTTAACGATCCTCCGCTCCGGTGCCGGTTACGGAAAAAGCAGTGCATTAAGTTTATTTGCCAATGATTTTCGTGGGAATGTTTGTTGGTATACGATTAGTGCAAATGATGACGACATTTTGCCTTTTATCCTTCATACCGTTCATATGATAAGAAAGCGCTACCATTTATTTGGTGATGATTTTCTTACCTATTTTGATTCGCTGGAAAACTATCGTGACGTAGAACTCCAAATGTTAAGTTCCCGATTTATTCGGGAATTAGAAAAGGTGAACGAATCGGTAATTCTTATTTTTGACGATTACCATTTAGTCGACCATTCCTTTCCAATTAACCAATGGATGAAAACGGTGATTGAACATTTACCAAAAAACATCCACATTGTCATTTCTAGTCGAAGAAAAATGAAATGGGGATTCATAACAAAATGGAAGGTGTCTGGTAAACTACTGGAAATCAACGATGAATATTTTAAAGTAAGCTTAGAAGAAACGGATCTATTGTTGCGGGATTTTTACAATCTTCCGTTGACAGAACAGGAAATTACTTCAATTTATATGTTAACGGAAGGATGGATTATTGCTTTAAGTATGATTGCTGAACATTTAAAAAACGGTGTCGATCTGTCATCGATTTTACATTATCACCATTCCTCGATGAACGATTTATTCGATTATCTCGTTGAAGAAGTATTTTCAAAACAGCCGGTCTTCGTTCAACAATTTCTGAAACGTGCCGCATTGTTAGAACAGATCACTGCAAATATTTGTGATGAAATATTCGACATGCACAACTCAAAAGCGATTTTAGAACAATTAACGGAACAAAATGCTTTCATTTACCAATTGAACGGTACGAATGATTATCGATTTCACTCCCTTTTTAAAACAGCAGTCGAAAGAAAATTAAAGCAAGAAGACGAACATTTATATGTAAATATTCATTGGAAAAGTGCCCGATTTTATGAACAAAAACAAATGTGGGAACAGGCGATTGACCATTATGAAAAAATCGGTGATCAACAAGCAATCGCAAATTTGTTAGAAAAACATGCAAAGGATATATTAAACAACGGAAAACTCGAATATTTAGCCGACCGATTGAAAAACATCCCTGACCATGTAAAAGATCAATCCCCTACCCTATGGTTGTACGAAGGAGAAGTGCAACGATATCTATCCTTCTATGATAAGGCGAAAAAAAGTTACCAACATACGATCGAATTGGTGGACATAAAGAAAGATTGGCAACTTGCAGGAAGAGCAATTGAAGGCATGGCATCGATCTACATCGATACGATCCAACCGGTCATAGCAGAACGTTATTTATCCGAAGCAATTCACCTTACCGAAAAACATCTTGGAAAAAACGATCCTTCCGTGCGAAAATTATACGGATATATGATCGAAAACCTCGTCAATCGGGGCAATGTGACGAGAGCAGAAAAATACGTTCGAAGCGGCCTATTTCCTATGGAACAATTGAAAATTAACAACTTAGATGCAAGGCTATATTTACGTTCAGGAAAATTGGAAAAGGCGAAGAACATTTTGTATGAACGATTGAATGATCATCAACCTTCCCTTCCGCAAACCCATCGAGAAACGGAAGTATTATTGGCATATATCGAATCATGCCTTGGAAATGGAGAACAGGCAAAAAAATTATCGGAAAAAGGCATCAACCAAGGGATGAAATTAAAAAACCCATTCGTTGAAGCAGTAGGTTGGATGAGGCTTGGACACGCGAGCCAAATTACAGATTATTCCCAATTCGATGACACGGAACAACATTATTTAAAATCATTAAAATTGATGGAAAAAATTCATGTTTCACGGGGGAAAGCGGAGCCGTATATGGGTCTTTGCCTTTTATACGGCAAAAAAAATGATTTTGAACGTTCGAAAAAAATGGGACAAATGGGGTTGTATGAAACGGAAAAAGTGAATGATTTTTGGCTATCTTCATTCATTTATTTGTCCCTCGGTATTGCCGCATTAACGAATAAACAAATGAAAGAGGCGCAACAGTTTCTCCGCCAGGCAGAACAATATTTCCAACAATATCACGATCCGTACGGATATACGCTCACCCAACTATGGATGTCCGTTTATTATTTTCAAGAAGAAAACTGGCCCCTTTTCAAACAATCGATGGATTTATTATTACGGGAAATTCAAATTGGTCATTACGACTTTATTTTCCAGAAAAAAACCCTTTACGGTCCGAGCGATTTACAAAATTTCATTCCCCTTTTTTTGAAGGGAAAGGAATTGAATGTGCAACCAAGTTATATTCATCATCTCCTCTTACAATTCGGATATGAAAAACTCGATTCCCATCCCGGGTATACGTTGAAAATCAATACTTTCGGATCCTTTCAACTTTTCCTCGGGAATCGCGAAATTACGGACAAAGATTGGCAACGAATGAAGGCGAAGGAATTATTTTTATTTTTGCTCGTCCATAAAAATCGGTGGTGGAGCAAAGAAGAAATTTACGAACAATTATGGCCGAACGCGAAAATAAACAATATCGATAACGAGTTCAAAGTCATTCTCAATTCTTTAAATAAAACATTAGAGCCGAACAGAAAAGCGCGATCGAGTTCTTTTTACATCCTTCGTGTCCAAAACAAATATCGGATCAATCCGAATGCTGTGATGGCTATCGATTTCGAACAATTTGATCGATGGATTTATGGAGGATTGCAAGAAAAATCTCCAGAAAAAGCGATCCCCCTTCTTTTGAAAGGATTAAAATTGTATAAAGGTCCCTTTTTAGCCGATATTCCTTCCGACACGAATTTTGCTACATTGCGAGAACATTTCCGGAACCTTTTCCTTCGGGGCGCAGAAAAACTCGCTCAACTATTCGTCCAAACGAACGAAACGGACCGGGCAATCGATTGGTGTGAACGCATTTTAGCGGTCGATAATGCTTGGGAAGAAGCATACCGGTTACTTATGTATTGTCATTATCAAAAAAACAATCGGCCGGTAGCGATCCATTATTATAAAAAACTATGTACCATTTTAAAAAAGGAATACGGTTTGGAACCGATGGAAGCGACTGTTCAAATGTACGAGATGATTTTACAGGCGGATGAAATCGGGTTGTAA
- a CDS encoding branched-chain amino acid ABC transporter permease, giving the protein MGKRIDRMNGFAILIGLLLFILPFVYESRTLLILLTQIFIFAIFAMSYDLLLGYTGIVSFGHAMFFGIGAYSTGIILHRMESTLFTTFFSIVVGIVVSCIVSIFVGFLTLRLKSHFFAMLTLAFASLFLVVAEKWRTLTFGNDGFTFPIPELLRDRTYFYLISLSLMIGIYFLLKRFTDSPFGKVLVAIRENEKRVESLGFQPLYYKVIASVLAGTTASISGSLYVLSLRFVNTSVFTMETTLDALLMTIIGGVGTLIGPIIGSGLIEFAHHLLTDLASTFPLFERWIIFFGILYILAVIFFPSGIVGSIQNQLRGRKKKGKLTEKTLTG; this is encoded by the coding sequence ATGGGTAAACGAATTGACCGGATGAACGGATTCGCTATTTTGATTGGTCTACTGTTGTTCATATTACCCTTCGTCTACGAATCAAGAACGTTATTAATTTTGCTTACACAAATTTTTATTTTTGCGATTTTCGCCATGAGTTACGATTTGCTTTTAGGATATACAGGGATCGTCTCCTTTGGCCATGCGATGTTCTTTGGAATCGGGGCGTATAGTACGGGAATAATTTTACACCGAATGGAATCGACATTATTTACTACGTTCTTTTCCATCGTTGTCGGTATCGTTGTATCTTGCATCGTTAGCATATTCGTTGGATTTTTAACTTTAAGGTTAAAAAGTCATTTTTTTGCGATGTTGACTTTGGCGTTTGCTAGTTTATTTCTCGTCGTGGCGGAAAAATGGCGTACATTAACGTTTGGAAATGACGGTTTTACCTTTCCGATCCCGGAACTATTGCGCGATCGAACGTATTTTTATCTCATTAGTTTATCGCTCATGATCGGAATTTATTTTCTGTTAAAACGGTTTACCGATTCTCCCTTTGGAAAGGTGCTTGTGGCCATTCGGGAAAACGAGAAACGGGTTGAATCCCTCGGTTTCCAACCGTTGTATTATAAAGTGATCGCCAGTGTACTTGCCGGAACAACGGCCTCGATAAGCGGTTCATTATATGTCCTTTCCCTCCGCTTTGTTAATACAAGTGTTTTTACGATGGAAACGACTTTAGATGCCTTATTAATGACGATTATCGGTGGAGTCGGGACGTTAATCGGACCAATAATCGGTAGCGGTCTGATTGAATTTGCCCATCATCTACTTACCGATTTAGCATCAACATTTCCACTGTTTGAACGGTGGATCATCTTCTTTGGTATTTTGTATATATTGGCTGTCATCTTTTTTCCATCCGGTATCGTAGGGTCGATTCAAAATCAACTAAGAGGAAGAAAAAAGAAAGGGAAACTAACCGAAAAGACGTTAACGGGTTGA
- a CDS encoding ABC transporter ATP-binding protein, with product MAVVLKAENLETFIGQYHILQGVTFEAKRGEITVLLGRNGAGKTTTLRTILGLNPPSKGKVYFKQTEIQGLPTYKTANLGIGYVPEDQGIFPYLTVEEHFKIATKGKGEEIAERIESTLALFPDLKTFWKKEAGFLSGGQKQMLAIARAYINNNELLLIDEPSKGLAPIVVEKVMETLKMMKGKTTIILVEQNYLMAEFLGDRFYIIDDGKTVLSGEMKELKENEEWRKKYLGIS from the coding sequence ATGGCAGTCGTTCTTAAAGCGGAAAACTTAGAGACGTTTATCGGTCAATATCATATTCTTCAAGGGGTAACTTTCGAGGCGAAAAGGGGAGAGATCACTGTATTACTCGGTAGAAATGGAGCGGGGAAGACGACGACGTTACGGACGATTCTCGGTTTAAATCCACCTTCAAAGGGAAAAGTGTATTTCAAACAAACAGAAATTCAAGGATTGCCGACGTATAAAACGGCGAATTTAGGAATTGGTTATGTTCCTGAAGATCAAGGAATCTTTCCGTATTTAACGGTGGAGGAACATTTTAAAATTGCGACGAAAGGAAAGGGAGAGGAAATCGCCGAAAGAATAGAGTCGACATTGGCCCTTTTTCCCGACTTAAAAACATTTTGGAAAAAGGAAGCAGGTTTTTTAAGTGGTGGACAAAAACAAATGTTAGCGATCGCGCGTGCGTATATTAACAACAATGAACTGTTATTAATCGATGAACCGAGTAAAGGATTGGCACCGATCGTCGTTGAGAAGGTGATGGAAACGTTAAAAATGATGAAGGGGAAAACGACGATCATTTTAGTCGAGCAAAATTATTTAATGGCTGAGTTTCTCGGAGACCGTTTTTATATAATCGATGACGGAAAAACGGTATTATCGGGGGAAATGAAGGAATTGAAGGAAAATGAGGAATGGAGGAAAAAGTATTTAGGGATTTCATAG
- a CDS encoding branched-chain amino acid ABC transporter permease, whose amino-acid sequence MEQMINLLINGLATGMLIFLLAAGLTLIFGLMDVLNFAHGGFFAWGAYSGIWFYNVTGQYVLAIIFAMVVGLLLGGLTEKFIIKPVYGNHIQQILITLGFMLVLSELLKVIWGPNQLPANAPDWLSGSWLIGDVIIIKYRVFIITIGLIAFFTIHMILKRTRIGLIVRAGVMNKEMVEAMGINIQKIFMLVFMVGASLAALSGLLLAPYSGVIYAEMGMDFAILAFIVVVIGGMGSFTGSLFAAILVGLSGSFMAYYVSELSIAVNMLLMILVLIFRPQGLFQGKG is encoded by the coding sequence ATGGAACAAATGATTAATTTGCTAATCAACGGATTGGCGACAGGGATGTTAATCTTTCTCCTTGCCGCAGGATTGACATTAATTTTCGGGTTAATGGACGTATTAAATTTTGCCCACGGTGGATTTTTTGCATGGGGAGCCTATAGCGGCATTTGGTTTTATAATGTGACCGGTCAATACGTATTAGCGATTATTTTTGCAATGGTCGTCGGGTTACTACTCGGCGGTTTGACGGAAAAATTCATTATAAAGCCGGTATATGGAAACCATATTCAACAAATTTTGATTACTTTAGGGTTTATGCTCGTCCTTTCCGAGTTGTTAAAGGTGATCTGGGGACCGAATCAATTACCGGCAAATGCTCCGGATTGGCTGTCTGGTAGTTGGTTAATCGGGGACGTTATTATTATAAAGTACCGCGTCTTTATCATTACGATCGGTCTCATCGCATTTTTCACGATTCACATGATTTTAAAAAGGACCCGGATCGGATTAATCGTCCGTGCGGGGGTAATGAATAAGGAAATGGTGGAAGCGATGGGAATCAATATTCAAAAAATCTTTATGCTCGTTTTTATGGTAGGGGCTTCGTTGGCGGCTTTAAGCGGATTGTTATTGGCCCCCTATTCCGGCGTAATTTATGCGGAAATGGGTATGGATTTTGCGATCCTCGCCTTTATCGTCGTCGTGATCGGTGGAATGGGAAGTTTTACCGGTTCCTTATTTGCCGCCATATTAGTCGGTTTGAGCGGTTCTTTTATGGCGTATTATGTATCCGAATTGTCGATTGCCGTTAATATGTTATTGATGATTCTCGTGTTAATTTTTAGACCACAAGGACTGTTCCAAGGAAAGGGGTGA
- a CDS encoding ABC transporter ATP-binding protein, whose amino-acid sequence MEPILQTKNLTIQFGGHIAVNNVDFTVYEKQFKSIIGPNGAGKTTLFNLLGGQLKPTSGKIYFRNEDITSLSSVKRTRKGIGRSFQMTNVFPNITVFENVRLAVQSRKNIRYPFYKHFSKYTEVNERTSEILELVLLQDKQFSLAKQLSHGEQRKLEIAMLLALETEVLLLDEPTAGMSLEEVPTILDVIQNVKKEGNRTIVLIEHKMDLIMNLSDAVTVLYNGQFLADGTPEEIMENETVQNAYLGGLYDGSRS is encoded by the coding sequence ATGGAGCCGATTTTACAAACGAAAAATTTAACGATTCAATTCGGTGGTCATATAGCGGTTAACAATGTAGATTTTACCGTTTACGAAAAGCAATTTAAATCGATTATTGGGCCGAACGGGGCAGGGAAGACGACGTTATTTAATTTGTTGGGTGGGCAATTGAAACCTACTTCCGGAAAAATTTATTTTCGAAATGAAGATATTACTTCTCTTTCCAGTGTGAAAAGAACGAGAAAAGGAATCGGTCGTTCCTTTCAAATGACGAACGTTTTTCCGAACATAACGGTTTTTGAAAATGTTCGCCTTGCGGTTCAATCGAGGAAAAATATTCGGTATCCGTTTTATAAACATTTTTCGAAATATACAGAAGTGAATGAGAGAACGTCTGAAATTTTAGAACTCGTTTTACTTCAAGATAAGCAATTTTCTTTGGCCAAACAGTTGTCCCACGGAGAGCAAAGGAAGTTGGAGATCGCCATGTTACTCGCTTTAGAAACGGAAGTGCTTCTGTTGGATGAACCGACAGCAGGTATGTCATTAGAAGAAGTACCGACGATTCTAGATGTGATTCAAAATGTAAAAAAGGAAGGAAATCGGACAATCGTGCTCATTGAACATAAGATGGATTTAATCATGAACTTATCCGATGCGGTAACGGTTTTATACAATGGCCAGTTTCTTGCCGATGGAACCCCCGAAGAAATAATGGAAAATGAAACGGTGCAAAATGCCTATTTAGGAGGATTGTACGATGGCAGTCGTTCTTAA
- a CDS encoding MurR/RpiR family transcriptional regulator: protein MRSTVYEKMIEKREEMSKSQRKIANYIIEHPDVAPFLTASKLANNVGVGEATVIRFAVFLGYQGYPDFQWHLQEAMKRKWTAAERFEKTTVGGGAFPSAVWQEVLSDDIQNIKTTMDNIDDEDFQEAVQAIVQAKRIYIVAYRSAQSIGQFLEFYLDLVFQNTELIRQADGVSEHLLDIHENDLVIGIGFSRYTKRTIDILKYVRTRGAKTLIITDHIMSPLAPLGDIQIYTSVDINSFIDSFTAPLSMINALITAVTRSEQEKVKKRLEQLEDLWDNFHVFYK, encoded by the coding sequence ATGCGTTCGACTGTATATGAAAAAATGATCGAAAAACGGGAGGAAATGAGTAAATCACAAAGAAAGATTGCTAACTATATTATCGAACACCCTGATGTGGCTCCCTTTTTAACGGCTTCGAAACTAGCGAATAACGTCGGGGTCGGGGAGGCGACGGTTATTCGCTTTGCCGTTTTTCTCGGATATCAAGGTTATCCCGATTTTCAATGGCATCTACAAGAGGCGATGAAAAGGAAATGGACCGCAGCTGAACGATTTGAAAAAACGACGGTAGGGGGCGGGGCTTTTCCATCGGCAGTTTGGCAGGAAGTGTTATCCGACGATATTCAAAACATAAAGACGACGATGGATAATATTGATGATGAAGATTTTCAGGAAGCCGTTCAAGCAATCGTTCAAGCGAAACGAATTTACATCGTCGCCTATCGAAGTGCCCAATCGATTGGACAGTTTCTCGAATTTTATTTGGACCTCGTTTTCCAAAATACGGAATTGATTCGTCAAGCCGATGGGGTTTCCGAACATTTATTGGATATTCATGAAAATGATTTAGTAATCGGTATCGGTTTTTCCCGTTATACGAAACGAACGATCGATATTTTGAAATATGTTCGTACGCGAGGGGCAAAAACGTTAATAATTACCGATCACATCATGTCTCCCCTTGCCCCACTCGGAGATATACAAATTTACACTTCTGTTGATATTAACTCCTTTATCGATTCCTTTACCGCTCCTTTGAGTATGATCAATGCACTAATTACAGCTGTAACGAGAAGCGAACAAGAAAAGGTAAAGAAACGGTTGGAACAATTGGAAGATCTTTGGGACAATTTTCACGTCTTTTACAAATAG
- a CDS encoding S9 family peptidase translates to MIQFSKPDVEQFFRTLNVQTFTVRNDEKQIVFSTNLNGHYNLWAMDLPNAFPYPLTFHDQSCQSLYYEKGGQFIVAGFDHDGDENTQLYALPPYGGELVPLRTKEKERHFFVHLSKDGKRLYYVGTKGNPSYLNSYMYHIETGEETILLEGKETPTFLGAVSPNEQSFAYIKQFGNTSSLGYVQINGKSYLLTPSDKQHTISDLVYTSEREIYFLTNYDADLTYLAKFDLEKKQFEKVVAMEMEDFSTLKYSEKEQILYLLSSYGVEDRLYAYDLKMNKVSELSLPTSVVEKIVVADSGNMYVLGRSAIRPNNIFTSTDKGETWQELTHFRIPGVSDEQLVEPEVLTYSSYDGLEIEALFFKAKPENSNEHVILWPHGGPQSLERKWFRSLFQFLVNRGYSIFAPNFRGSSNYGLSFMKMVERNWGHGPRLDNVAGLQYLIENGYAKRDKILLMGGSYGGYMALLLHGRHAEYFKAVVDIFGVSNLFSFIESVPEFWKPFMDQWVGHPEKDKDLLTEYSPITYLDGMTKPMLVIQGANDPRVVKAESDQIVEALRKKGRKVDYLVLEDEGHGFSKKENEIKVYRKILQFFDEFID, encoded by the coding sequence TTGATTCAATTTTCCAAACCAGATGTGGAACAGTTTTTCCGCACGTTAAACGTTCAAACCTTTACTGTTCGAAACGACGAAAAACAAATCGTGTTCAGCACAAATTTAAACGGTCATTACAATCTTTGGGCAATGGACTTGCCGAACGCCTTTCCCTATCCGTTAACTTTTCACGATCAATCTTGCCAATCGTTATATTACGAAAAGGGTGGGCAATTCATCGTTGCCGGCTTCGACCACGATGGTGATGAAAACACCCAATTATACGCATTACCTCCCTATGGCGGAGAATTGGTGCCCCTTCGCACAAAAGAAAAGGAACGCCACTTCTTTGTACACCTTTCGAAGGACGGAAAACGGTTATATTATGTCGGAACAAAGGGAAATCCGTCGTATTTAAATTCGTATATGTATCATATCGAAACTGGTGAGGAAACGATTTTATTGGAAGGGAAGGAAACACCGACATTTCTCGGAGCTGTCAGTCCCAATGAACAAAGCTTTGCGTACATCAAACAATTCGGAAATACGTCTTCTTTAGGCTACGTACAAATAAACGGAAAAAGCTATTTATTGACGCCTTCGGATAAACAACATACGATCTCGGATCTCGTTTATACTTCAGAACGAGAAATATATTTCTTGACGAATTACGATGCGGATTTGACGTACTTGGCAAAATTTGACTTAGAAAAGAAACAATTTGAAAAAGTAGTCGCAATGGAAATGGAAGATTTCTCCACCCTCAAATACAGTGAAAAGGAACAAATTTTGTATTTACTAAGTTCCTACGGCGTTGAAGATCGGCTATACGCCTACGATTTAAAAATGAACAAGGTAAGCGAGCTTTCCTTACCGACAAGCGTCGTGGAAAAAATCGTAGTCGCGGATAGTGGAAATATGTATGTCCTCGGTCGATCGGCCATTCGTCCAAACAACATTTTTACATCGACGGACAAAGGAGAAACTTGGCAAGAATTAACCCATTTCCGAATTCCTGGAGTTTCCGATGAACAACTCGTGGAACCGGAAGTGTTAACATATTCATCCTATGACGGATTGGAAATCGAAGCGCTCTTCTTTAAAGCAAAACCGGAAAATTCCAATGAACACGTCATTCTTTGGCCCCACGGAGGTCCCCAATCATTGGAAAGAAAATGGTTTAGAAGCTTATTTCAATTTCTCGTCAATCGCGGCTATTCGATATTTGCCCCGAATTTTCGAGGATCGTCGAATTATGGGCTATCCTTTATGAAAATGGTGGAACGAAATTGGGGGCATGGACCGCGACTTGACAATGTGGCCGGTTTACAATATCTCATCGAAAACGGATATGCCAAGCGGGATAAAATTTTATTGATGGGTGGTAGTTACGGCGGTTACATGGCCCTTTTGTTGCACGGACGGCATGCAGAATATTTTAAAGCAGTCGTCGACATTTTCGGTGTTAGCAACTTATTCTCATTTATCGAGTCGGTTCCGGAATTTTGGAAACCATTTATGGACCAGTGGGTCGGTCATCCGGAAAAGGATAAAGATTTATTGACGGAATACTCTCCCATTACATACTTAGACGGGATGACAAAACCGATGCTCGTTATTCAAGGGGCGAACGATCCACGGGTAGTAAAAGCGGAATCGGACCAGATCGTTGAAGCGTTACGGAAAAAAGGAAGAAAAGTAGACTATCTCGTATTGGAAGATGAAGGGCACGGTTTTAGTAAAAAGGAAAACGAGATAAAAGTGTACAGGAAAATTTTGCAATTCTTTGATGAATTTATCGACTAA